Proteins encoded by one window of Chondromyces crocatus:
- a CDS encoding DsbA family protein produces MPFRPSRSLRLPLLLATLAPLAACAPQTPPPTSRRPPTALTATVAVPPAVAQQEIAQAEPEPGDKVPVPVDDPAWGNPLAPVTLVTWGDYECPFTSKLVATLLQLQAIYGPDTLRIVWRHNPLPFHKNAVPAHVAAETVFRVAGPDAFWRFHHLTMANQRTLAPENFDTWAAQAGAPLPAYRAALELRANANKVDRDMAEAKRLGITGTPASLINGVFLSGALPLDRFRTVIDEQLEKATALRSQGVPPTRIYAQLSDAQYVYPERAAARPTKEAPDTTVWSVPIDGSPIRGNRNAPITLVMFAEFQCPFSARVLPTLEALEQRYGDKLRIVFKHTPLPFHHRAIPASQLAIEAQAQKGEAAFWKAFKLLFENQKQLEDNDLDAHARTLGLNVAAARRAITTSKHKARIDADMNLGEELAASGTPHFFVNGRRLLGAQPAEAFTALIDELLPQAQALLDAGTPPAKLYDTLQKDAKKVTLTRIHAPAATRAQPGKGAPLGAPVTIQFFGDLQCPFTKRVLPTIQDVLTAYPGKVRVVWRHLPLPFHKEAPLAAAASMEAFKQKGDAGFWAFLDRLWQDQSAQGLGRPQLERHAAAAGLDLPRFRAALDAGTHDAAIALDQQLAEQLHLSGTPAFAINDYYLSGAQPLAAFKKRIDKALGPKEPIAPGSIHGEAAPAPAPVPSPGPSPLAQLAAAKDALGAKHILIMHVGSMRGRNDITRTKAEARARAETALKAARAGTPFADLVTLYSDEPGADKRGGDLGRFGKGMMVREFEQGVESLGVGQLGITETPFGFHVILRTH; encoded by the coding sequence ATGCCCTTCCGACCCTCGCGCTCCCTTCGCCTTCCCTTGCTCCTCGCCACCCTCGCCCCCCTCGCCGCGTGCGCCCCCCAGACGCCGCCCCCGACCAGCCGGCGCCCGCCGACCGCGCTCACGGCCACGGTCGCCGTCCCGCCCGCCGTGGCGCAGCAGGAGATCGCGCAGGCCGAGCCCGAGCCGGGCGACAAGGTCCCCGTCCCCGTCGACGACCCTGCCTGGGGCAACCCCCTCGCTCCGGTCACCCTCGTCACCTGGGGGGACTACGAGTGCCCCTTCACCAGCAAGCTCGTCGCGACCCTCCTCCAGCTCCAGGCCATCTACGGCCCCGACACCCTGCGCATCGTCTGGCGGCACAACCCTCTCCCCTTCCACAAGAACGCCGTCCCCGCGCACGTCGCGGCCGAGACCGTCTTCCGCGTCGCTGGCCCCGACGCCTTCTGGCGGTTCCACCACCTCACCATGGCCAACCAGCGCACGCTCGCCCCCGAAAACTTCGACACCTGGGCCGCGCAAGCGGGCGCCCCGCTCCCCGCCTACCGCGCCGCCCTGGAACTCCGCGCGAACGCGAACAAGGTCGACCGCGACATGGCCGAAGCCAAGCGCCTCGGCATCACCGGCACCCCTGCCTCCTTGATCAACGGCGTCTTTCTCTCGGGCGCCCTGCCCCTCGATCGCTTCCGCACCGTCATCGACGAGCAGCTCGAAAAGGCCACCGCCCTCCGGTCCCAGGGCGTCCCTCCGACCCGCATCTACGCCCAGCTCTCCGACGCCCAGTACGTCTACCCCGAGCGTGCGGCCGCGCGCCCGACCAAGGAGGCCCCGGACACCACCGTCTGGAGCGTCCCCATCGACGGCTCCCCCATCCGCGGCAACCGGAACGCGCCGATCACCCTCGTCATGTTCGCAGAGTTCCAGTGCCCCTTCAGCGCGCGCGTCCTGCCGACCCTCGAAGCGCTCGAACAGCGCTACGGCGACAAGCTCCGCATCGTCTTCAAGCACACCCCCCTCCCCTTTCACCACCGCGCCATCCCGGCCTCGCAACTCGCCATCGAAGCCCAGGCCCAGAAGGGCGAAGCGGCCTTCTGGAAGGCCTTCAAGCTCCTCTTCGAGAACCAGAAGCAGCTCGAGGACAACGACCTCGACGCCCACGCCAGAACCCTCGGCCTCAACGTCGCGGCTGCCCGACGCGCCATCACCACCAGCAAGCACAAGGCCCGCATCGACGCCGACATGAACCTCGGCGAGGAACTCGCCGCCAGCGGCACCCCGCACTTCTTCGTCAACGGCCGCCGCCTCCTCGGCGCCCAGCCCGCGGAAGCCTTCACGGCCCTCATCGACGAGCTGCTCCCCCAGGCGCAAGCGCTGCTCGACGCCGGAACCCCGCCCGCGAAGCTCTACGACACCCTCCAGAAGGACGCGAAGAAGGTCACCCTCACGCGCATCCACGCGCCCGCCGCGACCCGCGCACAGCCGGGCAAAGGCGCCCCGCTCGGCGCCCCGGTCACCATCCAGTTCTTCGGCGACCTCCAGTGCCCCTTCACCAAGCGCGTCCTGCCCACGATCCAGGACGTGCTCACCGCCTACCCGGGCAAGGTCCGCGTCGTGTGGCGCCACCTCCCCCTCCCCTTCCACAAGGAGGCACCGCTCGCCGCCGCCGCATCCATGGAGGCCTTCAAGCAGAAGGGCGACGCTGGCTTCTGGGCCTTCCTCGATCGCCTCTGGCAAGACCAGTCCGCCCAGGGCCTCGGCCGCCCTCAGCTCGAACGGCACGCCGCCGCCGCCGGCCTCGACCTCCCCCGCTTCCGCGCCGCGCTCGACGCGGGCACCCACGACGCTGCCATCGCCCTCGACCAGCAGCTCGCCGAGCAGCTCCACCTCTCCGGCACGCCCGCCTTCGCGATCAACGACTACTACCTCTCCGGCGCCCAGCCGCTCGCCGCGTTCAAGAAGCGCATCGACAAAGCCCTCGGCCCCAAGGAGCCCATCGCCCCTGGCAGCATCCACGGCGAGGCGGCCCCTGCGCCTGCACCCGTACCCTCACCCGGCCCTTCACCCCTCGCGCAGCTCGCCGCCGCCAAGGACGCCCTCGGCGCCAAGCACATCCTCATCATGCACGTAGGCTCCATGCGCGGCCGCAACGACATCACCCGCACCAAGGCCGAAGCCCGCGCCCGCGCCGAGACCGCCCTCAAGGCCGCCCGCGCCGGCACCCCGTTCGCGGACCTCGTGACTCTGTACAGCGACGAACCCGGCGCCGACAAACGCGGCGGCGACCTCGGCCGCTTCGGCAAAGGCATGATGGTCCGCGAGTTCGAGCAAGGCGTGGAGAGCCTCGGCGTCGGCCAGCTCGGCATCACCGAGACCCCCTTCGGCTTCCACGTCATCCTGCGGACGCATTGA
- a CDS encoding SMI1/KNR4 family protein has product MRRAHVLLVEKNQALLGSFAPKPATADQIGEIERLLGRPLPPSYRAFVEELGHVAWPLEIFVASQQPEASLPKHLIAFADAGEGCYHCFDLRTEPEPWGEKAQEMGITFWNPEEPEEEDEDISPSAEPFSEWLDEQIDEALWAEVEARREKLAEALAPNAEGARALSLEEAQHVAEQLGVELPADYLWFTTTLGSISKPVKIVDAAALASLTGAMRRDHPRVPGGLVAFALERPGRYAAFTREGRISWVGGATAGKKATPEPELSFTDYLERVLTMKPSEGAQEAEPVQDPVVASKRFLQMLLDKELIEVEPTFEIDEAAEQLAAARLSPRRLIGWLMDRRDIAEVFVSDDELMALIKAL; this is encoded by the coding sequence ATGCGTCGCGCTCACGTCCTGCTCGTCGAGAAGAATCAGGCCTTGCTCGGGAGCTTCGCTCCGAAGCCCGCCACCGCTGATCAAATCGGGGAGATCGAGCGTCTGCTCGGACGTCCGCTGCCGCCTTCGTACCGCGCGTTCGTCGAGGAGCTGGGGCACGTGGCCTGGCCGCTCGAGATCTTCGTGGCGTCGCAGCAGCCCGAGGCCAGCCTGCCGAAGCACCTGATCGCGTTCGCGGACGCGGGCGAGGGTTGCTACCACTGTTTCGATCTGCGGACCGAGCCCGAGCCGTGGGGTGAGAAGGCCCAGGAGATGGGGATCACCTTCTGGAACCCCGAGGAGCCCGAGGAGGAAGACGAGGACATTTCGCCTTCGGCGGAGCCGTTCTCGGAGTGGCTGGACGAGCAGATCGACGAGGCGCTCTGGGCCGAGGTAGAGGCGCGGCGCGAGAAGCTCGCCGAGGCGCTCGCGCCGAATGCCGAGGGGGCGCGCGCGCTGTCGCTGGAGGAGGCGCAGCACGTGGCCGAACAGCTCGGGGTGGAGCTGCCTGCCGACTACCTGTGGTTCACGACGACGCTGGGGTCGATCAGCAAGCCGGTGAAGATCGTGGACGCGGCGGCGCTGGCGTCGCTGACCGGGGCGATGCGGCGGGATCATCCGCGGGTGCCCGGAGGGCTCGTGGCGTTCGCGCTGGAGAGGCCGGGGCGGTACGCGGCGTTCACGCGGGAAGGGCGAATCTCCTGGGTGGGTGGGGCGACTGCGGGCAAGAAGGCGACGCCGGAGCCCGAGCTGTCGTTCACGGACTACCTGGAGCGCGTGCTCACGATGAAGCCCAGCGAGGGGGCGCAAGAGGCGGAGCCGGTCCAAGATCCGGTGGTCGCCTCCAAGCGGTTCCTGCAGATGCTCCTCGACAAGGAGCTGATCGAGGTGGAGCCGACGTTCGAGATCGACGAGGCGGCGGAGCAGCTCGCAGCGGCGCGGCTGTCGCCGAGGCGCTTGATCGGGTGGCTGATGGACCGGCGCGACATCGCCGAGGTGTTCGTCTCCGACGACGAGCTGATGGCGCTGATCAAGGCGCTCTGA
- a CDS encoding catalase, translating to MSQGNSTSGGAPSDKKDAQLEAYRENAGEGFLTTDQGIRVNDTDNSLKVGERGPTLLEDFHFREKIMRFDHERIPERVVHARGSGAHGHFQVYESLADLTRAKFLQDPARKTPVFVRFSTVAGSRGSADTVRDVRGFAVKFYTDEGNFDLVGNNIPVFFIQDGIKFPDVIHAAKPEPHNEMPQAATAHDSFWDFASLQTETTHMLMWALSDRAIPRSLRMMEGFGVHTFRLVNAHGRSRFVKFHWKPLLGVHSLVWDEAQKISGKDPDFHRRDLWEAIEKGSYPEYELGLQIVEEDDAEKLGIDLLDATKLIPEEVVPVRRVGKLTLTRNPDNFFAETEQVAFCVSNVVPGIDVTDDPLMQARLFSYLDTQITRLGGPNFAQIPINQPVAPVDNHQQDGFHQHRIPRRRANYTVNSLGGGCPHLANLANGGYVHYPERVEGEKIRKRAESFGDHFSQARLFWVSMSAPEKEHIVKAARFELGKVESLEVRQRMVANFVEVDMGLAKMVAEGIGVDVQAAVKFVGKRNTKPAVAGAPSPALSMENTVKGSVATRKVAALVADGVSAAELKDVKTALEAAGAQLEVVGPRLGAVKTAEGGSEAVTMALPTVASVLFDAVLIPGGKASVEALLQDGAALHFVNEAFKHYKTVGATGEGVDLVRGAAFAGVALADAGGKQGQVTSQGVVTSQGAPDLGAFAKAFLQALGQHRHWDRPGAERVPA from the coding sequence ATGAGTCAGGGAAACAGTACGTCCGGGGGAGCTCCGAGCGACAAGAAGGACGCGCAGCTCGAGGCGTATCGTGAGAATGCAGGCGAAGGGTTTCTGACGACGGACCAGGGGATCCGGGTCAACGACACGGACAACTCGCTGAAGGTGGGGGAGCGGGGACCAACGCTCCTCGAAGACTTCCATTTTCGCGAGAAGATCATGCGGTTCGATCACGAACGCATCCCCGAACGCGTGGTCCACGCGCGCGGCTCCGGGGCGCATGGGCACTTCCAGGTGTACGAGTCGCTGGCCGACCTGACGCGGGCGAAGTTCCTTCAGGATCCTGCGCGCAAGACGCCGGTCTTCGTGCGCTTCTCGACGGTGGCGGGGTCGCGCGGCTCGGCGGACACGGTGCGGGACGTACGCGGGTTTGCGGTGAAGTTCTACACGGACGAGGGGAACTTCGACCTGGTGGGGAACAACATCCCGGTGTTCTTCATCCAGGATGGGATCAAGTTCCCGGACGTGATCCACGCGGCGAAGCCGGAGCCGCACAACGAGATGCCGCAGGCCGCGACGGCGCACGACTCGTTCTGGGACTTCGCGTCCCTCCAGACGGAGACGACGCACATGTTGATGTGGGCGCTGTCCGACCGGGCCATTCCGCGCAGCTTGCGGATGATGGAGGGCTTCGGGGTGCACACGTTCCGGCTGGTGAACGCGCACGGGCGGTCGCGGTTCGTGAAGTTCCACTGGAAGCCGTTGCTCGGCGTTCACTCGCTGGTCTGGGACGAGGCGCAGAAGATCTCGGGGAAGGATCCGGACTTCCACCGGCGGGACCTGTGGGAGGCGATCGAGAAGGGGAGCTACCCCGAGTACGAGCTGGGGCTGCAGATCGTGGAGGAGGACGATGCCGAGAAGCTCGGGATCGACCTGCTCGACGCGACGAAGCTCATCCCGGAGGAGGTGGTGCCGGTGCGGCGCGTCGGGAAGCTGACGCTGACGAGGAACCCGGACAACTTCTTCGCGGAGACGGAGCAGGTGGCGTTCTGCGTGTCGAACGTGGTCCCCGGGATCGATGTGACCGACGATCCGCTGATGCAGGCGCGCTTGTTCTCGTACCTCGATACGCAGATCACGCGGCTCGGGGGGCCGAACTTCGCGCAGATCCCCATCAACCAGCCGGTGGCGCCGGTCGACAACCACCAGCAGGACGGGTTCCACCAGCACCGCATCCCGCGGCGCCGCGCAAACTACACGGTGAACTCGCTGGGCGGTGGGTGCCCGCACCTCGCGAACCTGGCGAACGGGGGGTACGTGCACTACCCGGAGCGGGTCGAGGGGGAGAAGATCCGGAAGCGGGCGGAGAGCTTCGGGGACCACTTCAGCCAGGCGCGGCTCTTCTGGGTGAGCATGTCGGCGCCGGAGAAGGAGCACATCGTGAAGGCGGCGCGCTTCGAGCTGGGCAAGGTGGAGAGCCTGGAGGTGCGCCAGCGGATGGTGGCGAACTTCGTCGAGGTGGACATGGGCCTCGCCAAGATGGTGGCCGAGGGCATCGGGGTGGACGTGCAGGCGGCGGTGAAGTTCGTGGGGAAGCGGAACACGAAGCCGGCGGTGGCCGGGGCGCCTTCGCCCGCGCTGAGCATGGAGAACACCGTGAAGGGGTCGGTGGCGACCCGGAAGGTGGCGGCGCTGGTCGCCGATGGGGTGAGCGCAGCCGAGCTGAAGGATGTGAAGACGGCGCTGGAGGCGGCCGGGGCGCAGCTGGAGGTGGTCGGTCCGCGGCTGGGGGCGGTGAAGACGGCGGAGGGAGGCTCGGAGGCGGTGACGATGGCGCTGCCGACGGTCGCGTCGGTGCTGTTCGACGCGGTGCTGATCCCCGGTGGGAAGGCGAGCGTGGAGGCGCTCCTCCAGGACGGGGCCGCGCTGCACTTCGTGAACGAGGCGTTCAAGCACTACAAGACGGTGGGCGCGACGGGGGAGGGGGTGGACCTCGTGCGCGGGGCCGCGTTCGCGGGGGTCGCGCTGGCGGACGCGGGCGGCAAGCAAGGGCAGGTGACCTCGCAAGGGGTGGTGACGTCGCAAGGGGCGCCCGATCTGGGGGCGTTCGCGAAGGCGTTCCTCCAGGCCCTGGGGCAGCATCGGCACTGGGACCGGCCCGGGGCGGAGCGGGTCCCGGCCTGA
- a CDS encoding DsbA family protein, with the protein MSFRPLRPLRSLRLPLLLAALTACASQTPHPADQRPATAPPAMVAVPPDAEQRETAQGEPAQGSKVPVSRDDPSWGNPLAPVTVVLWGDYECPFTGKLAPTLLQLQAIYGPDELRIVWRHDPLPFHKNAALAHIAAETVFRIGGPAAFWKFHNLAMSNQRALTPENFEAWATQVDVPLLAFRAGIRRPEHESKVDRDVAEARRLGILGTPAALINGVLLSGFQPLDRFRAIIDEQLDEASALRAQGVPPARIYAQLSDAQFVNAEPEAAHPGKDAADTTLWSVPIDGSPIRGNPNAPITLVMFAGFQCPFSARVLPTLAALDQRYGDKLRIVFKHAPLPFHQRAIPAAQFALEAQAQKGEAAFWKAFELLFENQEQLDAKGLDAHARTLGLDVAAVRRAIATGKHSARIEGDKDLSDELDASGTPHFFINGRRLVGAQPEEAFKDLIDELLPQAQALLDAGIPPAKLYDTLQLGVKKVAFTRILAPAATRTQPGKGAPLGAPVTIQFFGDLQCPFTKRVLPTLQRVLTTYPGKVRLVWRHHPLPMHDEAPLAAAASVEAFKQKGDAGFWAFVDLLMADQSAQNLGRPQLEKHAARVGLDVARFRAALDAGTHEAAVDSDHQLAAQLHIFGTPTFAINDYYLSGAQAFTTFKKRIDKALGPKEAIAPGSIHGEPAPAPTPAPAPSPLAQLAAAKDALGAKHILVMHTGSVRARNDITRTKAEARARAEAALRAARAGTAFADLVAQYSDDASSAQRGGDLGRFGRGMMMREFEQGVESLGVGQLGITETPFGFHIILRTH; encoded by the coding sequence ATGTCCTTCCGCCCCTTGCGCCCCTTGCGCTCCCTTCGCCTCCCGTTGCTCCTCGCCGCCCTCACCGCGTGCGCCTCCCAGACGCCGCACCCGGCCGACCAGCGCCCTGCGACCGCGCCCCCCGCCATGGTCGCCGTCCCTCCCGACGCCGAGCAGCGGGAGACCGCGCAGGGCGAGCCCGCACAGGGCAGCAAGGTCCCCGTGAGCCGCGACGATCCCTCCTGGGGCAACCCCCTCGCCCCGGTCACCGTCGTCCTCTGGGGGGATTACGAGTGTCCTTTCACTGGCAAGCTCGCCCCCACCCTCCTCCAGCTCCAGGCCATCTACGGTCCCGACGAGCTGCGCATCGTCTGGAGGCACGACCCCCTCCCGTTCCACAAGAACGCCGCCCTCGCGCACATCGCCGCCGAGACCGTCTTCCGCATCGGCGGGCCCGCGGCCTTCTGGAAGTTCCACAACCTCGCCATGAGCAACCAGCGCGCGCTCACCCCCGAGAATTTCGAGGCCTGGGCCACCCAGGTCGACGTGCCGCTGCTCGCCTTCCGCGCCGGCATCCGACGACCCGAGCACGAAAGCAAGGTCGACCGCGACGTCGCTGAGGCCAGGCGCCTCGGCATCCTCGGCACCCCCGCCGCCTTGATCAACGGCGTCCTCCTCTCGGGCTTCCAGCCCCTCGATCGCTTCCGCGCCATCATCGACGAACAGCTCGACGAGGCCAGCGCCCTCCGGGCCCAGGGCGTCCCTCCGGCCCGCATCTACGCCCAGCTCTCCGACGCCCAGTTCGTCAACGCCGAGCCCGAAGCCGCGCACCCGGGCAAGGACGCCGCCGACACCACGCTCTGGAGCGTGCCCATCGACGGTTCCCCCATCCGCGGCAACCCGAACGCGCCCATCACCCTCGTCATGTTCGCGGGGTTCCAGTGCCCCTTCAGCGCGCGCGTCCTGCCGACCCTCGCAGCGCTCGACCAGCGCTACGGCGACAAGCTCCGCATCGTCTTCAAGCACGCCCCCCTCCCCTTTCACCAGCGCGCCATCCCGGCCGCGCAGTTCGCCCTCGAAGCGCAGGCCCAGAAGGGCGAAGCGGCTTTCTGGAAGGCCTTCGAACTCCTCTTCGAGAACCAGGAGCAGCTCGACGCCAAGGGCCTCGACGCCCACGCCAGAACCCTCGGCCTCGACGTCGCCGCCGTCCGGCGCGCCATCGCCACCGGCAAGCACAGCGCCCGCATCGAAGGCGACAAGGACCTCAGCGACGAGCTCGACGCCAGCGGCACCCCCCACTTCTTCATCAATGGCCGCCGCCTCGTCGGCGCTCAGCCCGAAGAAGCCTTCAAGGACCTCATCGACGAACTGCTCCCCCAGGCGCAAGCGCTGCTCGACGCCGGCATCCCGCCCGCGAAGCTCTACGACACCCTCCAGCTGGGCGTGAAGAAGGTCGCCTTCACGCGCATCCTCGCCCCCGCCGCGACCCGCACGCAGCCCGGCAAGGGTGCCCCCCTCGGCGCTCCGGTCACCATCCAGTTCTTCGGCGACCTCCAGTGCCCCTTCACCAAGCGCGTCCTGCCCACCCTCCAGCGGGTGCTCACCACGTACCCCGGCAAGGTTCGCCTCGTGTGGCGCCACCATCCCTTGCCCATGCACGACGAGGCTCCCCTCGCCGCGGCCGCATCGGTCGAAGCCTTCAAGCAGAAGGGCGACGCCGGCTTCTGGGCCTTCGTCGACCTCCTCATGGCGGACCAGTCGGCGCAGAACCTCGGTCGCCCCCAGCTCGAAAAGCACGCCGCCAGGGTCGGCCTCGACGTCGCCCGCTTCCGCGCCGCGCTCGACGCCGGCACCCATGAAGCCGCCGTCGACAGCGATCACCAGCTCGCCGCGCAGCTTCACATCTTCGGAACGCCCACCTTCGCGATCAACGACTACTACCTCTCTGGCGCCCAGGCGTTCACCACCTTCAAAAAGCGCATCGACAAAGCCCTCGGCCCCAAGGAGGCCATCGCCCCTGGCAGCATCCACGGCGAGCCGGCCCCCGCCCCGACACCTGCCCCCGCCCCCTCACCCCTCGCGCAGCTCGCCGCCGCCAAGGATGCCCTCGGCGCCAAGCACATCCTGGTCATGCACACCGGCTCCGTGCGCGCCCGGAACGACATCACCCGCACCAAGGCCGAAGCGCGTGCCCGCGCCGAGGCTGCCCTGAGGGCCGCGCGCGCCGGCACTGCCTTCGCCGACCTCGTAGCCCAGTACAGCGACGACGCCAGCTCCGCTCAGCGCGGCGGCGACCTCGGCCGCTTCGGTCGAGGCATGATGATGCGCGAGTTCGAGCAAGGCGTGGAGAGCCTCGGCGTCGGCCAGCTCGGCATCACCGAGACGCCCTTCGGCTTCCACATCATCCTGCGGACACACTGA
- a CDS encoding ABC transporter permease, which produces MIPVAYNLRNLTVRKATTAATAAGLGLVVFVFASVMMLANSIERTLGRSGQPDVAIVLRKGSDAELASSIEEQQINLILANADVAKRGDGKPDGVAEIAMVILLKKLGTDGLSNVQVRGVPDDVMAFRPAVKVIEGRPAQAGSDEVIVGKAIMGRFEGLTLGGKFELRKNRPVTVVGVFSDEGSSFESEVWGDVHTVGSAFGREGSVSVVRARLISPTKFDGFKASIEQNQQLGLEVQRELEYYEKQSEGMNMFIGALGISIAFLFSIGAMIGAMITMYGSIANRQREIGTLRALGFSRFSILISFLLESTVLALIGGGLGALGSLAMGMVRFSMVNFSSFSEMVFTFEPTPGILVGSLAIAVVMGLFGGFLPAVQAARMSPIKAMRG; this is translated from the coding sequence ATGATCCCGGTCGCATACAACCTGAGGAACCTGACCGTCCGGAAGGCGACGACCGCCGCGACGGCCGCGGGTCTGGGTCTGGTGGTGTTCGTGTTCGCATCGGTGATGATGCTCGCGAACAGCATCGAGCGGACGCTGGGCCGGTCGGGGCAGCCGGATGTGGCCATCGTGCTGCGCAAGGGCTCCGACGCAGAGCTGGCGAGCAGCATCGAAGAGCAGCAGATCAACCTGATCCTGGCCAACGCCGACGTGGCGAAGCGCGGCGACGGCAAGCCGGACGGGGTGGCCGAGATCGCCATGGTGATCCTGCTGAAGAAGCTGGGCACGGACGGGCTGTCGAACGTGCAGGTGCGCGGGGTGCCGGACGACGTGATGGCGTTCCGGCCGGCGGTGAAGGTGATCGAGGGCCGGCCGGCGCAAGCCGGGAGCGACGAGGTGATCGTCGGCAAGGCGATCATGGGGCGCTTCGAGGGGCTGACCCTGGGCGGGAAGTTCGAGCTGCGGAAGAACCGGCCGGTGACCGTGGTCGGCGTCTTCTCGGACGAGGGGTCGTCGTTCGAGTCCGAGGTGTGGGGCGACGTCCACACCGTGGGCTCGGCGTTCGGGCGCGAAGGGTCGGTGTCCGTGGTGCGCGCGCGGTTGATCTCGCCGACGAAGTTCGACGGGTTCAAGGCGTCCATCGAGCAGAACCAGCAGCTCGGCCTCGAGGTGCAGCGCGAGCTCGAGTACTACGAGAAGCAGTCCGAGGGGATGAACATGTTCATCGGCGCCCTCGGGATCAGCATCGCGTTCCTGTTCTCGATCGGCGCGATGATCGGGGCGATGATCACCATGTACGGGTCGATCGCGAACCGTCAGCGGGAGATCGGGACCTTGCGGGCGCTCGGGTTCTCGCGGTTCAGCATCCTGATCTCGTTCCTGCTCGAATCGACGGTCCTGGCGCTGATCGGCGGCGGGCTCGGCGCGCTCGGCTCGCTGGCGATGGGCATGGTGCGGTTCTCGATGGTGAACTTCTCGAGCTTCTCGGAGATGGTGTTCACGTTCGAGCCGACGCCAGGGATCCTGGTGGGGTCCTTGGCCATCGCGGTGGTGATGGGTCTCTTCGGCGGCTTCTTGCCGGCGGTGCAGGCCGCACGGATGAGTCCAATCAAGGCGATGCGCGGCTGA
- a CDS encoding NAD-dependent epimerase/dehydratase family protein, producing the protein MRIVVVGGGGFVGQHVVEELVRRGHEVVAVTRRAVRAAWPEGVTHRVLDAQHATDGEVADLLVGGEGVVFAAGVDDRTLVPAPAYPVLHAANVVPVVRLVSLGRAAGVKRVVVLGSYFTHFTRRWPELELPERHPYIRSRVEQVRAAMEAAGSEVRVTVLELPFIFGAASGLRSQWVPLVAYAASRLPLVAPEGGTAAVAVEQVAEAVAGGLERDGEAAGGCHPVVEENLRWGALLERLARVTGRPRSAHRLPSGVLRAAMPPVGLVYRVKGLEPGLETAGLPSLFLRELFLDPTSCREVLGVQPRELDAALEATVAACDVPASG; encoded by the coding sequence ATGCGGATCGTCGTCGTCGGTGGGGGGGGATTCGTTGGCCAGCATGTGGTCGAGGAGCTGGTCCGGCGAGGGCACGAGGTGGTCGCGGTGACGCGGCGGGCGGTGCGGGCGGCGTGGCCCGAAGGGGTGACGCACCGGGTGCTCGACGCGCAGCACGCCACGGACGGGGAGGTGGCGGACCTGCTGGTCGGCGGCGAGGGGGTGGTGTTCGCCGCCGGGGTGGATGACCGGACGCTGGTGCCAGCGCCAGCCTACCCGGTGCTGCACGCCGCGAACGTGGTGCCCGTGGTGCGGCTGGTGTCGCTGGGGCGCGCCGCAGGGGTGAAGCGGGTGGTGGTGCTGGGGTCGTACTTCACGCACTTCACGCGGCGCTGGCCCGAGCTGGAGCTGCCCGAGCGGCATCCGTACATCCGGAGCCGGGTGGAGCAGGTGCGGGCGGCGATGGAAGCGGCCGGCAGCGAGGTGCGGGTGACGGTGCTGGAGCTGCCGTTCATCTTCGGGGCGGCGTCCGGGCTGCGGTCGCAGTGGGTGCCGCTGGTGGCCTACGCGGCGTCGCGGCTGCCGCTCGTGGCGCCAGAGGGGGGAACGGCGGCGGTGGCGGTGGAGCAGGTGGCGGAGGCGGTCGCTGGTGGGCTGGAACGCGACGGGGAGGCCGCGGGAGGCTGTCACCCGGTGGTGGAAGAGAACCTGCGCTGGGGGGCGCTGCTGGAGCGGCTGGCACGGGTGACGGGGCGACCGCGGTCGGCGCATCGGTTGCCGTCGGGGGTGCTGCGCGCAGCGATGCCTCCGGTAGGGCTCGTGTACCGGGTGAAGGGGCTGGAGCCCGGGCTGGAGACGGCGGGGCTGCCGTCCCTGTTCCTGCGGGAGCTGTTCCTGGATCCGACGTCGTGCCGGGAGGTGCTGGGGGTGCAGCCGCGGGAGCTGGATGCTGCGCTGGAGGCGACGGTGGCAGCGTGCGACGTGCCGGCGAGCGGGTAG